From Deferrisoma camini S3R1, the proteins below share one genomic window:
- a CDS encoding tetratricopeptide repeat protein has translation MRRRAAAPLLLGLLLAATPAFPSPPPPGTASGILSFAQELLRAGDTFRAATEYLRFLHHFPRDEQAPAAWEGLGRAYALAGRWDEAAQAFQRLHQMRPTRRTRRLWAGALYRAGRYRRAARVASEGEPGEPDRVLATLALLRAGRPGEAPLRRVVDEYQALPRKSPATAGLLSAVLPGAGHLYTGRPRDAGVALVLNGVFLWGTWQAARTDQWALAGILGALELGWYGGTITSSMNAAHKWNRREDERFFSRWETGALPQWDLVLGPGGAGLTVTWTW, from the coding sequence TTGCGCCGTAGGGCCGCCGCCCCCCTTCTCCTGGGGCTTCTTCTCGCCGCAACCCCGGCGTTCCCCTCTCCGCCGCCGCCGGGCACGGCCTCGGGCATCCTGTCGTTCGCCCAGGAACTCCTGCGGGCGGGCGACACCTTCCGGGCCGCCACCGAGTACCTGCGGTTTCTCCACCACTTCCCCCGGGACGAGCAGGCCCCGGCCGCCTGGGAGGGGCTGGGTCGGGCCTACGCCCTGGCGGGGCGCTGGGACGAGGCGGCCCAGGCCTTCCAGCGGCTCCACCAGATGCGGCCCACCCGCCGCACCCGACGCCTGTGGGCCGGGGCCCTGTACCGCGCCGGCCGGTACCGGCGGGCCGCGCGGGTGGCGTCGGAAGGGGAGCCGGGCGAGCCGGACCGGGTCCTGGCCACCCTGGCCCTGCTGCGGGCCGGCCGGCCCGGTGAGGCCCCCCTGAGGCGGGTGGTCGACGAGTACCAGGCCCTGCCCCGAAAGAGCCCTGCCACGGCAGGGCTCCTGTCGGCCGTGCTGCCGGGCGCGGGCCACCTCTACACCGGCCGCCCCCGGGACGCCGGGGTGGCCCTGGTGCTCAACGGCGTGTTCCTGTGGGGCACGTGGCAGGCGGCCCGGACCGACCAGTGGGCCCTGGCCGGGATCCTGGGGGCCTTGGAGCTCGGTTGGTACGGGGGCACGATCACCAGCTCCATGAACGCGGCCCACAAATGGAACCGCCGGGAGGACGAGCGGTTCTTCTCCCGGTGGGAGACCGGTGCCCTTCCCCAATGGGACCTGGTCCTGGGGCCGGGCGGCGCCGGCCTGACGGTCACCTGGACCTGGTAG
- the yidD gene encoding membrane protein insertion efficiency factor YidD: protein MGPGLRLGAAFALAAALGAAPAAAGPWAPRGWMRQPPQHRSLSTSPAAVTLGWALHLYRSTVSRVDGDRCTSYPTCSAYAAEAVRTQGPWMGLLLTFGRLVAEADEAGFAPRIWVGGKWRVYDPVEQDLAFWRGSLAP, encoded by the coding sequence ATGGGACCCGGCCTGAGGCTTGGGGCCGCCTTCGCGCTGGCCGCTGCCCTCGGCGCGGCCCCTGCGGCGGCCGGTCCGTGGGCCCCTCGGGGATGGATGCGGCAGCCCCCACAGCACCGCTCGCTCTCCACAAGCCCCGCGGCCGTAACCCTGGGATGGGCGCTTCATCTCTACCGCTCCACGGTGAGCCGGGTGGACGGCGACCGGTGTACCAGCTACCCCACCTGCTCGGCCTACGCGGCCGAGGCCGTCCGCACGCAGGGCCCCTGGATGGGGCTGCTGCTCACCTTCGGCCGGCTCGTGGCCGAGGCGGACGAGGCCGGGTTCGCGCCCCGGATCTGGGTGGGGGGAAAGTGGAGGGTCTACGACCCGGTGGAGCAGGACCTGGCCTTCTGGAGGGGAAGCCTTGCGCCGTAG
- a CDS encoding single-stranded DNA-binding protein, which yields MARGVNKVILIGNLGRDPEIRYTQSGSAVANFSLATTERRKQGEEWVDHTEWHNIVVFGRRAELCGEYLQKGSQVYVEGRIQTRKWEDREGNTRYTTEIVGLDVQFLGRTRGQGQNQGGYGPPAARRSPSPTAPADAFSGPADFPGPDDPGFDPNDDVPF from the coding sequence ATGGCTCGGGGCGTGAACAAGGTGATCCTGATCGGAAACTTGGGGCGAGATCCAGAAATCCGCTACACCCAGAGCGGCAGCGCGGTGGCAAACTTCAGCCTGGCGACCACCGAGCGCCGCAAGCAGGGCGAAGAGTGGGTGGATCACACTGAGTGGCACAACATCGTGGTATTTGGCCGCCGAGCTGAGTTGTGCGGCGAGTATCTCCAGAAAGGCAGCCAGGTGTATGTGGAGGGCCGCATACAGACCCGCAAGTGGGAAGACCGGGAGGGTAACACCCGATACACCACCGAGATCGTGGGATTAGACGTCCAGTTCCTCGGGCGCACTCGTGGGCAGGGACAAAACCAAGGCGGGTACGGTCCCCCGGCCGCCCGCCGAAGCCCCAGCCCGACCGCCCCGGCCGACGCCTTCTCCGGCCCCGCAGACTTCCCGGGCCCGGACGACCCCGGCTTCGACCCCAACGACGACGTGCCGTTCTGA